From Humisphaera borealis, the proteins below share one genomic window:
- a CDS encoding cation:proton antiporter: protein MDPHDLLPDIGIAILTATVVGLIAHFLRQPIILGYLVAGAVIGPLGLRWIHSAGSVEVISEIGLVLLLFIIGLEMNIKSILAAGKQLLVAGFGQFIVCAAIGVGLFAALGYGLTGSNSDGLYLALMCGLSSTAVVVKLLYDKQELDTLPGRLTLGILVIQDIYAIFVLAFQPNFANPTVAPILKALGATALLLAAGFLFSKYVLRFVFASIAKAPEMVVAVSIGWCAAVAGLAGAMGLSKEMGALVAGVSIAAFPYSVHVTAKTLPLRDFFLTLFFVSLGMKITPLQPSMIAMVAVIVLFVVVSRFVSIYPLLKLSGAGRRTAFITSLNLAQISEFSLVIASLGATKFGHISESTVAMVIYAMAITCVMSSYSIRFSHPLFLAFDRLQGKLGFGRVGDGDVVDTTGHAERPVAILGYHRGGRSMVEQLLGKFPEMAGKLKVVDFNPENLKLLKARGIDGLFGDLSSLDTLHHAHLHQTKVIFCTIPDMLLKGTNNLTLVKGLRLIAPHSKIVATADDDKHEQALLEAGAALAIKPYDLMAERMLPVALEAAEIANDDSSPEHAGPATEGMRSAA from the coding sequence ATGGACCCACACGACCTCTTGCCCGACATCGGAATCGCGATCCTCACCGCCACCGTGGTGGGCTTGATCGCCCATTTCCTGCGTCAGCCGATCATTCTCGGATATCTGGTCGCCGGCGCGGTCATTGGGCCGCTGGGGCTGAGGTGGATTCATTCCGCCGGCAGCGTCGAAGTGATCAGCGAGATCGGCTTGGTGCTGCTGCTGTTCATTATCGGGCTCGAGATGAACATCAAGTCGATCCTCGCCGCCGGCAAGCAGTTGCTGGTGGCCGGGTTCGGGCAGTTCATTGTCTGCGCGGCGATCGGTGTTGGCCTCTTTGCCGCATTGGGGTACGGGCTCACGGGGTCCAACAGTGACGGCCTCTACCTGGCACTGATGTGCGGCCTGTCGAGCACTGCGGTGGTCGTCAAGCTGCTTTATGACAAGCAGGAACTCGACACCCTTCCCGGCCGCCTGACGCTGGGCATCCTGGTCATTCAGGACATCTACGCGATCTTCGTGCTGGCGTTCCAACCCAACTTCGCCAACCCGACCGTGGCCCCAATTCTGAAGGCATTGGGCGCGACCGCCCTGCTTCTGGCCGCGGGGTTCCTGTTCTCGAAATACGTGCTGCGGTTCGTTTTTGCGTCGATCGCCAAGGCTCCGGAAATGGTCGTCGCCGTCAGCATTGGCTGGTGCGCGGCGGTCGCGGGGCTGGCCGGAGCGATGGGGCTATCGAAGGAGATGGGCGCCCTGGTGGCCGGTGTGAGTATCGCCGCGTTCCCCTACAGCGTGCATGTGACGGCCAAGACATTGCCGTTGCGGGACTTCTTCCTGACGCTCTTCTTCGTCTCACTGGGAATGAAGATCACCCCGCTGCAGCCGAGCATGATCGCGATGGTCGCGGTAATCGTCCTGTTTGTGGTTGTCTCGCGATTCGTCTCAATCTACCCGCTGTTGAAGCTGTCGGGCGCAGGCCGACGGACCGCGTTTATCACCAGCCTGAACCTGGCGCAAATCAGCGAGTTCTCGCTCGTCATCGCCAGCCTGGGGGCGACCAAGTTCGGACATATCTCCGAGAGCACGGTCGCAATGGTGATCTACGCGATGGCGATCACGTGCGTTATGTCGAGCTACAGCATCCGGTTCAGTCACCCGCTGTTCCTCGCGTTCGACAGGTTGCAGGGGAAACTCGGATTCGGCCGGGTGGGCGACGGCGATGTCGTCGATACCACCGGCCACGCCGAGCGGCCGGTGGCAATTCTGGGCTACCACCGTGGCGGGCGGTCGATGGTGGAGCAGTTGCTCGGAAAGTTCCCCGAGATGGCCGGCAAGCTGAAGGTGGTCGACTTCAATCCCGAGAACCTCAAGCTGCTCAAGGCTCGTGGTATCGACGGACTTTTCGGCGACCTCAGCAGCCTCGACACGCTTCATCACGCACATCTTCATCAGACGAAGGTGATCTTCTGCACGATTCCCGACATGCTCCTCAAGGGAACGAACAACCTCACCCTGGTCAAAGGGCTGCGGCTCATTGCGCCGCATTCGAAAATCGTCGCGACCGCAGACGACGACAAGCACGAACAGGCACTACTTGAAGCGGGCGCCGCACTGGCGATCAAGCCGTACGACCTGATGGCCGAGCGGATGCTTCCGGTCGCCCTGGAAGCGGCCGAGATCGCGAACGATGACTCGTCGCCGGAGCACGCGGGCCCGGCGACGGAAGGCATGCGATCCGCGGCCTGA
- the secA gene encoding preprotein translocase subunit SecA, producing the protein MSTIVSKLLVKMFGSRNDRLLKRYWKMVEAVGAMEEKVRKMTDDQLRERTLELHIGLAGDPVTNTKPTLKSEDVRAEALAILREAMDRNIGMRQVFNPEENEMGIKFDPARLDPEARKHYDEVNRRLVGTGEPWQFTAIPVPLYDAIRKLYPESRPPFRARPFDVQLIGGMVLYEGRIAEMATGEGKTFVGPLACYLRVLEGYHCHVVTVNDYLVKRDSQWIKPAFAALGLSVGYIQSDMDPGGDERRKQYECDVTYGTNSEFGFDYLRDNMKSSKDQQVQGPLDFAIVDEVDSILIDEARTPLIISGAAHDDAPKYVKADAVARRIIEINRPWTAVEKQVDAAKRAIKAADGDLDKAKDKAEKDAATKRREQAEQDLAEAESKKDGLTQYYEIEWDRKSCHLTHEGIAKAQEFAGVGSFYVGDNVEWPHLMEQAMRAHVVYERDKDYVVERNPRSGEVEVIIIDEYTGRKMVGRQWSDGLHQSVEAKEKVKIKEETQTLATITLQNFFKLYRALSGMTGTAQTEAEEFGKIYQLEVVTIPTNRPVIRQDNQDRVYRKEQEKWNAILEEIKLFADAGRPVLVGTTSVEKSEMLSALLTRKYGIEHEVLNAKFHEREAAIVLVAGRTHEDKHGNVVGNVTIATNMAGRGTDIKLAPEVAWDVIETPEGGKGKYVIKQRATGKTQEINVTGEEEEADPLANIFQLKPGAKVVGGLHVIGTERHTARRIDNQLRGRAGRQGDAGSSRFYVSLEDELMKIFAGDWTMRVLGWLGMEEGMHIEDKRITKGIQNAQKKVEERNYLGRKNLLEYDEVMDYQRTTFYGTRQRVLDGRRVDEIIWGMIGEAIEDAVNKYIVQDFIAATIAEWARQNFEVQLDTDDIKGRREIDFLEDYIKNQARTQIGEDLQSTLGEYLGEDEEDRSGWDTSAISSWAMSRFSVALPQSRIKKMDADELRETLREAAIEQLEKRDVDAIQKYLEPLYAETELSSWAKEKFDIDVDPKAMVLEGSRGTQAKDAAEIVELIESKAREAYSRREVEYPIDELLTRVVGENSRIEIPDAAQFVAMWARAKYGFTYTYERLMNAEVAPLREELVGYQEKFLHGGELEKDIDKILARDGGKDPSTEELIKRFGERFGVKLEVEDLYPPVKDTRLDDSNKDKKRVIVEAAEEAPQTLREILLERGRGVLRQELSMLEQYILIQIFDESWKNHLYAMDMLKGGIGLVGFAEKDPRIAYKKEGYRYFNEMMSGIRDKVTDLIFKVRIQGPVKARSAYRETAAVHETSSDYGVSGAPSETEAAAAQPQGEGAVKVKQIVNQIPKVGRNDLCPCGSGKKYKKCHGAEA; encoded by the coding sequence ATGTCCACAATCGTTTCCAAACTGCTCGTCAAGATGTTCGGCAGCCGCAATGACCGCCTGCTCAAACGCTACTGGAAGATGGTCGAGGCCGTCGGCGCGATGGAGGAAAAGGTCCGCAAGATGACCGACGACCAGCTCCGCGAGCGCACCCTCGAACTGCACATCGGCCTGGCCGGCGATCCGGTCACCAACACCAAGCCGACGCTCAAGAGCGAAGACGTTCGTGCTGAAGCGCTGGCGATCCTGCGGGAGGCGATGGACCGCAATATCGGCATGCGGCAGGTTTTCAATCCCGAAGAGAACGAAATGGGGATCAAGTTCGATCCCGCTCGCCTCGATCCCGAGGCCCGCAAGCATTACGACGAGGTCAATCGTCGGCTCGTCGGTACCGGCGAGCCCTGGCAGTTCACCGCGATCCCTGTCCCGCTGTACGACGCCATTCGTAAGCTCTACCCCGAAAGCCGGCCCCCCTTCCGGGCCCGTCCGTTCGACGTGCAGCTCATCGGCGGCATGGTGCTGTACGAAGGCCGTATCGCCGAGATGGCGACCGGCGAAGGCAAGACCTTTGTCGGTCCACTGGCGTGCTACCTGCGCGTGCTCGAAGGCTACCACTGCCACGTCGTTACTGTGAACGACTACCTCGTGAAGCGCGACTCGCAATGGATCAAGCCGGCGTTCGCGGCGCTGGGGCTGTCGGTCGGTTACATCCAGTCCGACATGGACCCGGGCGGCGACGAACGCCGTAAGCAGTACGAGTGCGATGTCACGTACGGCACCAACAGCGAGTTCGGCTTCGACTACCTGCGCGACAACATGAAGTCGTCGAAGGATCAGCAGGTGCAGGGGCCGCTGGACTTCGCGATCGTTGACGAAGTAGACAGCATCCTGATCGACGAAGCCCGCACGCCTTTGATTATCTCCGGCGCCGCTCACGACGACGCGCCCAAGTACGTCAAGGCCGATGCCGTGGCACGCCGAATCATTGAGATCAATCGCCCGTGGACGGCGGTCGAGAAGCAGGTGGACGCGGCCAAGCGGGCCATCAAGGCAGCCGATGGCGACCTGGACAAAGCCAAGGATAAGGCCGAGAAGGACGCCGCCACCAAGCGTCGCGAGCAGGCGGAACAGGACCTGGCCGAGGCCGAGAGCAAGAAGGACGGCCTGACCCAGTACTACGAGATCGAGTGGGACCGCAAGAGCTGCCATCTCACGCACGAGGGCATCGCCAAGGCGCAGGAGTTTGCCGGCGTGGGCAGCTTCTATGTCGGCGACAACGTCGAGTGGCCTCACCTGATGGAACAGGCAATGCGGGCCCATGTCGTCTACGAGCGCGACAAGGACTACGTCGTCGAGCGCAACCCCCGCAGCGGCGAAGTCGAAGTCATCATCATCGACGAATACACCGGCCGAAAGATGGTCGGCCGGCAGTGGTCCGACGGCTTGCACCAGTCGGTGGAAGCCAAGGAAAAGGTGAAGATCAAGGAAGAGACGCAGACGCTGGCAACGATCACGCTGCAGAACTTCTTCAAGCTGTACCGCGCGCTGTCGGGCATGACCGGCACCGCGCAAACCGAGGCCGAGGAGTTCGGCAAAATCTACCAGCTCGAAGTTGTCACGATTCCGACGAACCGCCCGGTCATTCGGCAGGACAACCAGGACCGCGTTTACCGCAAGGAACAGGAGAAGTGGAACGCCATCCTGGAAGAGATCAAGCTCTTCGCGGACGCCGGCCGGCCGGTTCTGGTCGGCACGACGAGTGTCGAAAAATCGGAAATGCTCAGCGCCCTGCTGACGCGCAAGTACGGCATCGAGCACGAAGTGCTGAACGCCAAGTTCCATGAACGCGAGGCGGCGATCGTGCTGGTCGCCGGTCGTACCCACGAAGACAAACACGGCAACGTGGTTGGCAACGTGACGATCGCGACGAATATGGCCGGCCGCGGAACCGACATCAAGCTGGCGCCGGAAGTGGCGTGGGATGTCATCGAGACCCCCGAAGGGGGCAAAGGCAAGTACGTCATCAAGCAGCGGGCGACCGGCAAGACGCAGGAAATCAACGTCACCGGTGAGGAAGAGGAAGCCGATCCGCTGGCGAACATTTTCCAGCTCAAGCCTGGCGCCAAGGTAGTCGGCGGATTGCACGTGATCGGCACCGAACGCCATACCGCCCGGCGTATCGACAACCAGCTCCGCGGCCGGGCCGGTCGCCAGGGCGATGCCGGCTCGTCCCGGTTCTACGTCAGCCTCGAAGACGAACTGATGAAGATCTTCGCCGGCGACTGGACGATGCGCGTGCTCGGCTGGCTCGGCATGGAAGAGGGGATGCACATCGAGGACAAGCGCATCACCAAGGGCATCCAGAACGCGCAGAAGAAGGTCGAGGAACGCAACTACCTCGGCCGCAAAAACCTCCTGGAATACGACGAAGTCATGGACTACCAGCGGACCACGTTCTACGGCACGCGGCAGCGCGTGCTGGACGGGCGCCGGGTCGATGAAATCATCTGGGGCATGATCGGCGAAGCGATCGAGGACGCGGTCAACAAGTACATCGTCCAGGATTTCATTGCGGCGACGATCGCCGAATGGGCCCGGCAGAACTTCGAGGTTCAGCTCGACACCGACGACATCAAGGGCCGCCGGGAGATCGACTTCCTCGAGGATTACATCAAGAACCAGGCCCGCACGCAGATCGGCGAAGACCTTCAGTCAACCCTCGGCGAGTACCTGGGCGAGGATGAGGAAGACCGCTCCGGCTGGGATACCTCGGCGATTTCGAGCTGGGCGATGAGCCGTTTCAGCGTCGCATTGCCACAGTCGCGCATCAAGAAGATGGATGCCGACGAGCTTCGCGAAACGCTGCGCGAGGCGGCGATCGAGCAGCTAGAGAAGCGCGACGTCGACGCCATCCAGAAGTACCTCGAACCGCTCTACGCCGAGACGGAACTGTCGAGCTGGGCGAAGGAAAAGTTCGACATCGATGTCGACCCCAAGGCGATGGTGCTGGAAGGCAGCCGTGGCACTCAGGCAAAGGACGCCGCGGAGATTGTCGAGCTGATCGAGAGCAAGGCACGTGAAGCCTATTCGCGGCGCGAGGTCGAGTATCCGATCGACGAACTACTGACGCGCGTCGTCGGCGAGAACAGCCGGATCGAGATCCCCGACGCCGCGCAGTTTGTCGCGATGTGGGCCCGGGCCAAGTACGGGTTCACTTACACCTACGAACGGCTCATGAACGCCGAGGTCGCCCCGCTGCGGGAAGAGCTCGTCGGCTACCAGGAGAAGTTCCTGCACGGCGGCGAACTTGAAAAGGACATCGACAAGATCCTGGCCAGGGACGGCGGCAAAGATCCATCGACAGAAGAGCTGATCAAGCGGTTTGGCGAACGCTTCGGCGTGAAGCTGGAGGTCGAAGATCTCTACCCGCCGGTGAAGGACACCCGGCTGGATGATTCCAACAAGGACAAGAAGCGCGTCATCGTTGAGGCCGCGGAAGAAGCGCCGCAGACGCTGCGTGAGATCCTGTTGGAGCGTGGCCGTGGCGTGCTGCGGCAGGAACTGTCGATGCTGGAGCAGTACATCCTGATCCAGATCTTCGACGAATCCTGGAAGAACCACCTTTACGCGATGGATATGCTCAAGGGCGGCATCGGGCTGGTGGGCTTCGCCGAGAAGGATCCGCGCATCGCCTACAAGAAGGAAGGCTACCGCTACTTCAACGAGATGATGAGCGGCATTCGCGACAAGGTGACCGACCTGATCTTCAAGGTTCGTATCCAGGGACCGGTCAAGGCCCGCAGCGCTTACCGGGAGACTGCGGCCGTGCACGAGACGTCAAGCGACTATGGCGTCAGCGGTGCCCCCAGCGAAACCGAGGCCGCCGCCGCTCAGCCCCAGGGCGAAGGCGCGGTAAAGGTGAAACAGATCGTGAACCAGATCCCGAAGGTCGGCCGCAATGACCTGTGCCCCTGCGGCAGCGGCAAGAAGTACAAGAAGTGCCACGGGGCAGAGGCGTAG
- the rsfS gene encoding ribosome silencing factor has translation MARMLADTRCHQVVVLDVAGVSPVTDFFVVATGTSARQMRTAVDACEELAEQKGYSKLSRNGDESANWIVMDCFDIIVHCFTQDARSYYDVDSMWGDARKVDWELPEKSAE, from the coding sequence ATGGCCCGGATGCTGGCCGACACGCGGTGCCATCAGGTGGTGGTACTCGACGTGGCCGGGGTGTCCCCGGTGACGGATTTCTTCGTCGTCGCGACCGGCACCAGCGCCCGCCAGATGCGGACCGCCGTTGACGCCTGCGAAGAACTTGCCGAGCAGAAGGGCTACAGCAAGCTCAGCCGAAATGGCGACGAGTCGGCCAACTGGATCGTCATGGACTGCTTCGACATCATCGTCCATTGCTTCACGCAGGACGCGCGCAGCTACTACGACGTCGACAGCATGTGGGGCGACGCGCGGAAGGTGGACTGGGAACTGCCGGAGAAGAGCGCCGAATAA
- a CDS encoding vWA domain-containing protein, translating into MARQKSRLRFNRLYSPTMVVTLATGIAGLTLGVAVIAQTTPPPRTASTTPPGKPGQLPTIPDKPRYENPKNREEKLVNLLDYLERDYIKKTAAPFWVSRAMGVISLARSPRETALPRLLELCEKDKHDVVRLLAWQGVLARVGELDAKTYQRWITATLALAEKDAFRGGLRVPLLDVLAASVPTLRHRKIWMKIFEETNAWEPSDIATLDALGRSLSAWRSAFLVQGITKILTDVNAGVRAEYVLKAAGSPVPTARERLKPEVFNPQSPSRDHPSSESLYKTVQTETAAWVTKEKWKEVTKLEGEPWKKLQPAFVPAPMTLDSIDPDDPSWLADLELGRADLDEFEAVFVVDATGSMGDVLSWLRRDVARVMGALGALCKEAPRLGVVFYRDAGQGDPFVTKVLPLTMKLQDLEPGLVSMTAEGGGDIPEAVREAMSDAIEKTKWSTSKRVGKLVILIGDAPPKPGTEEDCKSLARKAKSAGLKFYAVKVTNALAQNNLTSFAEIASEAGGSSIDANFAPITRTRFVDAAGREIPIKTIPRPEAQLIIAASSADAPPGEKIMTHVITDAINRQYADRVAPLAQTLLANVQHKSEAEVRLPYPANTPPLGAGMLKPQGK; encoded by the coding sequence ATGGCCCGTCAGAAATCCCGCCTTCGATTCAACCGGCTGTATTCCCCGACCATGGTCGTGACGCTCGCCACCGGGATCGCCGGGCTGACACTTGGCGTCGCGGTCATCGCCCAGACAACACCACCTCCCCGGACGGCTTCGACCACGCCCCCGGGAAAGCCGGGCCAGTTGCCGACGATTCCTGATAAACCTCGATACGAGAACCCCAAGAACCGGGAAGAGAAGCTCGTCAATCTGCTCGACTACCTGGAACGGGACTACATCAAGAAGACGGCCGCACCATTCTGGGTCTCTCGTGCGATGGGCGTGATCAGCCTGGCCCGCAGCCCACGTGAGACGGCGCTTCCCCGGCTTCTCGAGCTCTGCGAGAAGGACAAGCACGATGTCGTCCGCCTGCTCGCCTGGCAGGGCGTCCTGGCGCGGGTGGGCGAACTCGATGCCAAGACATATCAGCGTTGGATCACTGCGACACTCGCGCTGGCGGAGAAGGATGCGTTTCGCGGCGGGCTGCGGGTCCCGCTGCTCGACGTGCTCGCGGCGTCGGTACCCACGCTTCGCCACCGTAAGATCTGGATGAAGATCTTCGAAGAAACCAACGCCTGGGAGCCGTCGGACATCGCAACCCTCGACGCCCTCGGCCGCTCTCTGTCAGCATGGCGCAGTGCATTCCTCGTGCAGGGCATCACCAAGATCCTGACCGACGTCAATGCCGGAGTTCGAGCCGAGTACGTGCTGAAAGCGGCGGGCTCTCCGGTGCCGACAGCCCGCGAACGCCTCAAGCCCGAGGTATTCAACCCCCAGTCGCCGAGCCGCGACCACCCCAGTTCCGAGAGCCTCTATAAAACCGTCCAGACCGAGACTGCCGCATGGGTAACCAAGGAGAAGTGGAAGGAAGTCACCAAGCTCGAGGGTGAACCTTGGAAGAAGCTTCAGCCGGCGTTCGTTCCCGCGCCGATGACGTTGGACTCGATCGACCCGGACGACCCCTCGTGGCTGGCCGACCTTGAATTGGGCCGTGCCGATCTTGACGAGTTCGAGGCGGTCTTCGTCGTCGATGCGACCGGATCGATGGGTGACGTCCTTTCCTGGCTGCGGCGCGACGTGGCCCGGGTGATGGGTGCGCTGGGCGCGCTGTGTAAGGAAGCACCAAGGCTGGGTGTCGTCTTCTACCGCGATGCCGGCCAGGGCGACCCGTTCGTCACCAAGGTGCTGCCCCTGACGATGAAGCTTCAGGACTTGGAGCCGGGACTGGTCTCGATGACCGCCGAAGGCGGCGGGGACATTCCCGAAGCGGTCCGCGAGGCGATGAGCGACGCGATCGAGAAGACCAAGTGGAGCACCAGCAAGCGCGTCGGCAAACTGGTCATCCTGATCGGCGATGCGCCGCCCAAGCCCGGCACCGAGGAAGACTGCAAGTCGCTCGCCCGCAAGGCCAAGAGCGCGGGCCTGAAGTTCTATGCGGTCAAGGTCACTAACGCACTGGCGCAGAACAACCTGACGAGTTTCGCGGAGATCGCGAGCGAGGCAGGCGGATCGAGCATTGATGCCAACTTCGCGCCGATCACGCGGACGCGCTTCGTCGATGCCGCCGGCCGCGAAATCCCGATCAAAACCATCCCGCGCCCCGAGGCCCAGTTGATCATCGCAGCCAGTTCGGCTGACGCTCCGCCGGGCGAGAAGATCATGACGCACGTGATCACCGACGCGATCAATCGTCAGTACGCCGACCGCGTGGCACCGCTGGCGCAGACGCTTCTGGCAAACGTACAGCACAAGAGCGAGGCCGAAGTTCGCCTGCCGTACCCGGCCAACACGCCACCGCTGGGCGCGGGGATGCTGAAGCCGCAGGGGAAGTAG
- a CDS encoding 3-keto-disaccharide hydrolase: MLKKLSLIALGAAVGLSSVGLSLHAADEAKAKTEAKSEAGWVSLFNGKDLTGWEGNTELWSVQDGTITGKTSKEKPIKSNTFLILKDQEVADFELTFQYKIVGGNSGVQYRSKVMDPKTWRVGGYQADFEAGKTYSGINYNEGNIAGKRGILAQRGTKVHYKADGTKEETKLEKTSEQLQAAIKNEDWNEYKIIAKGPHMIHMINGNVTSEVIDEDKAAIAKGILALQVHAGPPMTVQFKDIKIKKL, from the coding sequence ATGTTGAAAAAACTGTCTCTGATCGCCTTGGGCGCTGCCGTCGGTCTTTCGTCGGTCGGTCTTTCACTTCACGCCGCCGACGAGGCCAAGGCCAAGACCGAAGCAAAATCCGAAGCAGGCTGGGTTAGCTTGTTCAATGGCAAGGATCTGACCGGCTGGGAAGGCAACACCGAGCTCTGGTCCGTCCAGGATGGGACGATCACGGGCAAAACCAGCAAGGAAAAGCCGATCAAGAGCAACACCTTCCTGATCCTCAAAGATCAGGAAGTCGCCGACTTCGAGCTGACGTTTCAGTACAAGATTGTCGGCGGCAACTCGGGCGTGCAGTACCGCTCGAAAGTGATGGACCCCAAGACCTGGCGCGTTGGTGGATATCAGGCCGACTTCGAAGCCGGCAAGACCTACAGCGGTATCAACTACAACGAGGGCAACATCGCCGGCAAGCGCGGCATCCTCGCCCAGCGCGGCACGAAGGTGCACTACAAGGCCGACGGCACCAAGGAAGAAACAAAGCTCGAGAAGACGTCGGAACAGCTCCAGGCCGCGATCAAGAACGAGGACTGGAACGAGTACAAGATCATCGCCAAGGGCCCGCACATGATCCACATGATCAACGGGAACGTCACCAGCGAAGTGATCGACGAAGACAAAGCCGCGATCGCCAAGGGCATCCTTGCCCTGCAGGTCCATGCGGGCCCGCCGATGACGGTGCAGTTCAAGGACATCAAGATCAAGAAGCTGTAA
- a CDS encoding substrate-binding domain-containing protein encodes MKPRRVALLVETSSSWGVQIIAGVRDYVREHERWVLYVDHRGSYERQNVPTWCEGDGIIARVMAPALVQHVRLNKIPCVNVSQVRVPDAVLQHVTGDEPAIGALAAETLLRTGAEYYVYYGPPKRDYYTDRLGAAYVRRVEQEGFDVTVIQPDRLLRTDTNPHYNQLELADWLTALPRPVGILTWNAIGAFRLLETAAWAGVRVPEDGVSLLSGDLDELLTRISQPRMAAIDHNPWQVGYEAARHLDRLMRGGAIGPEVLVPMTGLVAGETLPNATHADPLIRKALQHMASRLAVPLSVPALATATGVSRRTLELRFRQVMGSSPALEVRRLRVEQACRMLKAGDQPISEIAAACGFTAVELLQRAMQKQVGMTPTEFRASQGRKGSKSL; translated from the coding sequence ATGAAGCCGAGGCGTGTTGCCTTACTCGTTGAGACTTCCAGTTCCTGGGGCGTGCAGATCATCGCCGGCGTACGAGACTATGTTCGCGAACACGAACGTTGGGTGTTGTATGTCGATCATCGCGGATCGTACGAGAGGCAGAACGTGCCTACCTGGTGCGAAGGCGACGGCATCATCGCACGTGTCATGGCGCCCGCGCTGGTGCAGCACGTTCGACTGAACAAGATTCCGTGCGTGAACGTGTCTCAGGTTCGGGTTCCCGATGCCGTGTTGCAGCACGTGACCGGCGACGAACCGGCCATTGGGGCGCTGGCCGCCGAGACATTGCTGCGAACGGGGGCCGAGTACTACGTCTATTACGGGCCGCCGAAGCGCGACTACTACACCGATCGACTCGGGGCGGCATACGTTCGGCGGGTCGAGCAGGAAGGTTTCGACGTCACGGTCATCCAGCCCGACCGCCTGCTGCGGACCGACACCAACCCACACTACAACCAGCTGGAGTTGGCCGATTGGCTCACGGCGCTCCCGCGACCGGTGGGGATCCTGACGTGGAATGCGATCGGCGCATTTCGCCTGCTGGAGACGGCGGCCTGGGCCGGCGTGCGCGTTCCGGAGGACGGCGTGTCTCTGCTGTCGGGCGATCTGGACGAACTGCTGACGCGCATCTCGCAGCCGAGGATGGCCGCCATCGATCACAACCCCTGGCAGGTGGGGTACGAGGCAGCACGGCACCTGGACCGCCTGATGCGTGGCGGGGCGATCGGCCCGGAAGTGCTGGTGCCCATGACCGGTCTGGTCGCTGGCGAAACACTGCCGAACGCAACCCATGCCGACCCGCTGATTCGCAAAGCGCTTCAACATATGGCGTCGCGGTTGGCTGTGCCGCTGTCGGTTCCCGCTCTGGCAACCGCTACGGGTGTCTCGCGAAGAACCCTGGAGCTCCGTTTCCGCCAGGTGATGGGTAGTTCCCCGGCTCTGGAAGTCCGCCGGCTTCGCGTCGAGCAGGCATGCCGTATGCTCAAGGCGGGCGATCAACCCATATCTGAAATCGCCGCGGCGTGCGGCTTCACGGCCGTCGAGCTTCTGCAACGGGCGATGCAAAAGCAGGTCGGCATGACGCCAACTGAGTTTCGTGCGTCACAAGGTCGAAAGGGAAGCAAATCTTTGTGA